The following DNA comes from Capillibacterium thermochitinicola.
CTCCGCGGCGACCAACCGCAGGCGGTCGAACAGTTGACCGCGGGGCTCGAAGCCGGGATGCGCCACCAGGTTTTGCTGGGCGTGACCGGATCCGGAAAGACGTTTACCATGGCCAATGTGATCGCCCGGGTCAACCGGCCCACCTTGGTCATTGCCCATAACAAAACCCTGGCCGCCCAGTTATACAGCGAGTTCAAGGAGTTTTTCCCGGAGAACGCCGTCCATTACTTCGTCAGTTATTACGACTACTACCAACCGGAAGCCTACATCCCCCAGTCCGATACCTATATTGAAAAAGATGCCAGCATCAACCAGGAGATCGACCGGCTGCGCCATGCTTCCACCTCCGCCCTCTTTGAACGGCGGGATGTTTTAATTGTGGCCAGCGTCTCCTGCATCTACGGCCTGGGCTCCCCCGAGGACTACCAGGGCATGACCCTCTCCTTAAAACACGGGGACACCCGGAACCGTGACAAGATCCTCCGCCGCCTGGTGGGGATCCAATACACCCGCAACGACGTGGGCTTCACCCGTGGCACCTTCCGGGTGCGCGGGGATGTGATCGAAATTTTCCCGGTCTATGGTGAAACCGTTGTCCGGATCGAACTCTTCGGGGATGAAATCGACCGGATCTTCGAAGTCGATCCTTTAACTGGGGAAATTTTGGGCGAGAAAGAACAGATCACCATCTACCCGGGCACCCACTACGTGACCAGTGAAGAAAAGCTGAAAGCGGCGATCCGCTCGATCGAAGCCGAACTCGAAACGGAGCTTACCCGGCTGCGGGCGGCCGGCAAACTTTTGGAAGCCCAAAGGTTGGAGCAACGGACCCGCTTTGACCTGGAGATGCTGCAAGAAGTCGGTTACTGCCAGGGGATTGAGAACTATTCCCGCCATTTAACCGGACGGCAACCGGGCGAACCCCCGGCCACCCTTCTGGATTATTTCCCCGACGACTTTTTGCTCTTTATTGACGAGTCCCACGTGACCATCCCCCAACTGCGGGCGATGTACGCCGGGGACCGTTCACGCAAAGAAACCTTGGTGCAATACGGTTTTCGCCTGCCTTCCGCCCTGGATAACCGCCCGCTCCGTTTTGAAGAGTTTGAACAAGCCGTTAACCAAGTAATCTACGTGTCGGCCACCCCGGCCGCCTACGAACTGGAAAAAGCTTCCCAAGTAGTTGAACAGGTCATTCGCCCCACCGGACTCTTGGATCCGGAGGTGGAAGTCCGCCCGGTGAAAGGACAGATCGATGACCTGATGGAAGAGATCCGCCAGCGGGTGGACCGCCAGGAGCGGGTTTTGGTCATCACTTTAACCAAACGGATGGCCGAAGATTTAACCGAATACTTGGAAGAGGCCGGTTTTCGCGTGAAATATCTCCACTCCGAAATCCACACCATCGACCGGGTTCAGATCCTGCGCGATCTCCGGCTGGGGAAATTCGATGTCCTCGTCGGGATCAACCTATTACGGGAGGGACTTGATCTTCCCGAAGTGACGCTGGTGGCCATCCTGGACGCGGACAAGGAAGGTTTTCTCCGTTCGGAGACCACTTTGATCCAGATCATCGGCCGGGCCGCCCGTCATGTGGCCGGGAAGGTGATCATGTATGCCGACCAGATAACCGACTCGATGGCCCGGGCCATCCAGGAAACCAACCGGCGCCGCACCAAACAGATCCGTTATAACGAAGAGCACAACATCACGCCCGCATCGGTCCAGAAAGCGGTGCGCGATCTGATCAACCTGGAACAGGTGGCTGAAGAGAAAGTGGCCTACCGGACCAAACAACAGAAAATGACCCGGGCCGAAGTGGAGGAGATCATTAACCGGTTAGAAACGGAGATGTTGGCGGCGGCCGAGCGGCTGGAATTTGAGACCGCGGCCCAATTACGGGACGAACTGAAGGAATGGCAGAAATTACTGGAGGAATGAACCACGATGAAAAAAGACTGGATCACCATTCGCGGCGCGCGTGTCCACAACCTGAAAAATATCGATCTCGAGATTCCCCGGAACCAGCTGGTGGTAATGACCGGGATCTCCGGTTCGGGCAAATCTTCCTTGGCCTTTGACACCATTTACGCGGAAGGCCAACGGCGTTACGTGGAATCGCTCTCCGCCTACGCCCGGCAGTTCCTTGGGCAAATGGAAAAGCCCGATGTGGACTACATCGAAGGCCTTTCCCCGGCGATCTCCATCGACCAGAAGACAACCTCACGGAACCCCCGTTCCACCGTGGGCACGGTCACCGAAATCTACGACTATCTCCGCTTGTTGTTTGCCCGGATTGGGCAGCCCTTCTGCCCCACGTGCGGCTGTCCCATTACCAAGCAGACCGTGGAGCAGATCGTCGACCAAGTCATGACCCTGCCGGCCGAAACCAGATTTCATGTCCTGGCCCCGATCGTCCGGGGGCGGAAGGGCGAGTACACCAAGGTTTTTTCCGACTTGAAAAAAGAGGGGTTTGTCCGGGTCCGGGTGGACGGCGAGATTTATAACCTGGACGACGAGATCACCCTTAGCCGGTACCAACAACACTGGATCGAAGTGGTCGTGGACCGGCTCATTCTCCGGCCCGGGATCGAACAGCGGCTGGCCGATTCGATCGAACTGGCCCTCAATATGGCCAAAGGCCTGGTGATTATTGCTCCCCTGGCAGGCGAAGAAACACTTTACAGCGCCAATTTTGCCTGTCCCCAATGCGGGTTCAGTTTTGAGGAGATTACCCCGCGGATGTTCTCCTTTAACTCGCCCTACGGGGCCTGTCCCGACTGTGACGGGTTGGGTTTTAAACAGGAGATTGACCCCGAAAAAATTCTGGATAAAAACCGTTCCATCAGAGAAGGGGCGGTTCTGCCCTGGAGCGCCAATGAGAGTTCCTGGTCCCTCCAGTATCTGCTCAGTGTCGCCCGCTATTACGGCCTGGACCCGGATCAGCCCTTGAAAGAAGCCACGCCAAGCCAGATCAAGGCCATCCTTTACGGCTCCGGCCGGGAAAAGATCCCCGTTGTTTATCAAAGTAACAACGGCCGTCAGTGGCGGCAACAGATCCGGTTCGAAGGGATTATTAACAACCTAAGCCGCCGCTACCGGACGACTGAGTCGGAGGCGATCCGGCAAGAATTTGAGGAACGTTTCATGACCATGCGCCCCTGCAGCAGCTGCCAAGGTGCCCGTCTCCGGCCGGAAAGTCTGGCCGTCAAGATCGGTTCATATAACATCAGCCAGGTAACGGCCTTTTCGATCGCCAAAGCCCGGCAGTTTTTTGCCTCGCTTCAACTCTCCGAGAAGGAGCAACTCATCGCCAGGCAGATTTTGAAAGAAATCGATAAACGCCTTGGGTTCCTGGTCGATGTCGGCCTCGACTATCTGACTCTTGACCGGGCCGCCGGCTCCCTTTCGGGCGGCGAAGCCCAACGGATCCGGCTGGCCACCCAGATCGGCTCTTCCCTGGTGGGGGTTTTGTACATTCTGGATGAACCCAGCATTGGTCTGCACCAGCGGGATAACCGCCGCCTGATTAATGCCCTCTTGAATCTACGCGACTTGGGCAACACTTTGATCGTGGTCGAACATGACGAAGAGATGATGCGGGCCGCCGATTACCTGATCGACATCGGCCCCGGAGCCGGGGCCCACGGCGGCGAAGTGGTCGCCGCCGGTGATCTGCAGGCCATCACCAGTTGCTCCCGCTCGGTGACCGGTGCTTACCTATCGGGCCGGCGCCAGATCCCCGTTCCGGCCTTACGCCGTCCTGGTAACGGCAAGTATTTAACGATCAAAGGGGCCCGGGAGCATAATTTGAAGAATATCGATGTGGCCATCCCCTTAGGTTGTTTCGTTGCCGTGACCGGGGTTTCGGGCTCCGGCAAAAGCACTTTGATCAATGATATCCTTTATCCGGTCCTCGCCCGCGAACTGAACCGGGCGACCATCATCCATCCCGGTGCCCACGACCGGGTTGAAGGCCTTGAACACCTCGACAAGGTGATCAACATTGACCAGTCGCCGATCGGCCGCACACCCCGCTCGAATCCGGCCACCTATACCGGGGTCTTCGATGAGATCCGGGCCGTCTTTGCCGAAACCCCCGAGGCCAAATTACGCGGGTATAAACCCGGGCGTTTTTCTTTTAATGTCAAAGGCGGCCGTTGCGAAGCCTGCTCCGGCGACGGGATCATCCGCATCGAGATGCACTTCCTGCCCGATGTCTACGTACCCTGTGAAGTTTGTAAGGGGAAACGGTACAACCGGGAGACCCTTGAGGTTAAATACCGGGGCAAAACTATCGCCGATATTCTGGAAATGCCCGTTGAGGAAGCGCTGGAGTTTTTTGCCAACCACCCCCGGATCCAGCGGCGCCTCCAGACCTTGTACGATGTGGGGTTAGGCTATATGAAGCTGGGACAACCGGCCACCACTCTCTCGGGGGGCGAAGCCCAACGGGTCAAACTGGCCACTGAATTGGCGAAGCGCAGTAACGGCCGGACCTTTTATATTCTGGACGAACCCACCACCGGTCTGCACTTTGCCGATGTGGAAAAGCTCCTGGAGATCTTGCAACGCTTGGTCGACAGTGGCAACACCGTCCTGGTGATCGAGCACAACCTCGAGGTGATTAAGACCGCCGATTACCTGATCGATCTTGGTCCGGAGGGTGGCGACCAGGGCGGTCAGGTCATCGCTCTCGGTACTCCGGAAGAAGTGGCCAACAACCCCGCCTCATACACCGGCGAAGTCCTCCGGCCGGTGCTGGGCCTGGTACCGGTGGGAAAAGAGGCTTAAACCGCCGGAGTCCCGAACAATACCTTAAAACCATTATGAAAAGAAAAATGAACGCACCAGCAAGCCCTCTTAAAAGCTACGTGGTGCGTTTTTTGTGATACGTTTTTTCTTTTTCTTTTTTAGGTAAGGCCAATCAACCGCCCACCGGTTTGACCTATATTTCTTTCCGGTAGATCCGGTAGGTCCGGTAGAGCCGGCCGCCCGCTCCCTCCACCGACCGGATGGATTCCTTGTTCATCTCGGCAATGGCCGACCCTTCGCCATAGGTATAGCCTTTCTTGCGCGCGGCCACCATTAAGCGGTGGTAGATTGCACTGTTCACCGCCTTGTTCCGGAACTTCGGGACGACAAACTGGATAAAGACCCGGGCCCCGGTGATCCGCCGCTTATACCAGAGATATTTTGCCCAACCAAAGGGGAACAACCGGCCGTTCAGCCGTTTCAAGACCTGGTTATAGTCGGGTAAACCAACAACAAAACCAATGGGTTCCGTCCCGGCGCGGGCGATGTAGACCAGATCCGCATCCATAAACTGGACCAAGGCCTGGAATTCAGAGCGGATCTCTTCCAGCGAGGGCGGGGTTAAATGCTCCCAGGTGGCGGGCATGGCCAAGTCAAGGATTGTTTTAATATCCCGGATTTCCCGCTCCAGTTGTTTCCGGTCAAAACGGTCGATCCGGAACTTGTATTTGCGCATCGCGTAAGAGACCACCCGGTCGAACCGTTCGGTATCCAAACTCGCCACATCCAGATAAAAGGCGAAGAGATCCATATCCTTGCTGAACCCATAGGCTTCAAAAAAACTCTCGTAATAGGGGGGATTATAAGAATTCATCAACACCGGCGGTCCGTCAAACCCCTGGATTAAAATTCCCCGGTTATCATCGCCGTTGGTCGGGGAGACCGGCCCGACGATACTGGTCAGGCCCCGCGCGCGCAACCACCGGCTGGCCGCGTCAAATAAGGCGAAGGCCACTTCCTGGTCATCGACCGCTTCAAAAAGGCTCAGATAACCTTCGGCTTTTTTCTTCTCCGCGTTCAGTTTTCGGTTAACACCGACCAAGATCCGCCCAACCACTTTCTCCCCGTCCTGGGCCAGAAAGAAAGTATGTTCCCCGTTCGCCAGGAGGGGGTTGTTCTTCCCTTGCAAGGTACGGAGCTGTTGCCCGCGGAGGGGCGGTACCCAGTTGGGATCGTTTTTATAGATCGTCCACGGCAGCGCAATAAATTTTTTCAATCCCTTAACGTCATGCACTTCTTTAATTTGCAGCATTTTTCTTCTCCCATCTTATCGTGGCATCAGCAACCAAGCAACCGCAAAGCCCAAGTAATTACCGATGGCATATCCCACCAAACCACAGGTTAATCCCGGTACGATCACCTCACGGTTCTGTAGACGTTCGGCGACCGGACCGATAAAGGCCGGTCCAAAGATCCCCGCGGTGGAGGTAATAATCATGGTATCCGTATCAATCCGGAAGATCCACGCGAGAATTAAATGGATCATAATGGCGGTCGTCATGACAAAGGCGGTGTACAGAAAGATTCCCGAAGAAGATCTTAAGATCTCCTGGAAATTGATGTTAGTCCCCAGGGTCAACGAAAAGACAAGGATAAAATACTGCCCTGCTTCGTAAGTACCCTTAATTTCCCGGATCCGCCGGTGAAAGGAGGCGGCTACACCGAGGGTAGTGAGGATTAACATGATAATGCTGACATCAAACCCGCCGGTGAGCAGGAGGGAGAGGCCAACGCTAATCCCCACACAGATCAAGGATAGCAGCACGGCAAAGCCCAATTCGACTTTGGATCCTTCTTCCGCCGTCGCCGCTAAAGCCGGTTCTGCAAACGGGGAAGAAAATGGTTGTAGCACCTTACTGATTAACCATTTGGCCCCGGTTATTAAAAATAAGAAATAGAGTCCGCCCATGATTGCATCGGCGGTGTTGGTTAAGATCAAAGTCTCTTCCCGCACCCGTAATCCCAGGCCAATGGCCATCAAATTAGGGGTTCCGCCCGTGTACACACCTACCAGCATCCCTGAAATTTTCCAGTATTCCGGAACCCAAGAAAATAAGAGGGCGGCAAGAACAGCACTGACAATCGCACTAATCGCCACCAGGACGAAGGAGAGTACTGTCTTCCGCGCCAGCTTTAACCAACGTTTAATATCGGTCGAAAAAAGGATTAGCGGAATAGCGATTGGCACTGCGACCTCGGCCAAGGACAACGCCAATTGTTTGTCGATCGGTACTAAACTTTGGTTACCAAGAACCATCCCCACCAGATAACAAAGGAGAATCGGACTGAGAAACTCCAGTTTTTTTGAGCTTCGCACCCCTTTGGTGATTAAAAGCGGTGTAATAAAGTAAAAGATAATTTCGATAACTTTCACAACATCGCCTCTTTTCTCTCTTTTCCTGAGTCCAAGGCCAGTAACTAGATTTTACAATTACCGTTCTTTGTTTGTCAAGGTAACCGAAGGGGATAAACATGGCAACAAAAAGCACCCGCCTTTACTTCCCGATCTCAATTAGGTATAATCTATTCAGCCCTGCCCGGCCAAGAAAGGAAGGATAATCGTGATCAAACACCTCCTTTTTGATTTGGACGGAACACTACTCCCTATTGACCTGGATTTTTTCTTCCGGGATTATCTTTCAGCCCTCAGCGCCCGGTTTGCCGCCACCGTTGAACCACGGGCCTTTCAAGAAAAATTGTTGGCCAGTACCATGGCAATGATCCAAAACAATGATCCGCGTCTGACCAATGAAGAAGTCTTTTGGCAGGACTTCCCGGCCCGGATCGGCTTGTCCCGCTCCTTTTTGGAACCAATCTTCCGTGACTTTTATGCGCAGGAGTACCGCGCCCTGGGCAACAACCTGCCACCGGCCGGCCCGGTCCGAAACCTTTTGACCTCCGCTTTGATGCAAGGTTTTAGCATTACCATCGCCACCAACCCAATCTTTCCCCGCTATGCGCTTATCGAACGTTTATCCTGGATCAACTGCCACGATCTCCCTTATCGGTTGGTGACGTCCATGGAGCAGATGCATTTCTGTAAGCCCAATCCCAATTACTACCGGGAAATTTTGGACCTCCTCGGGGCCAAAGCCGGGGAGTGTCTGATGATCGGGAATGATGAGGAAGAAGATATGATCGCGGCCCGCCTGGGAATCAAGACCTGTTTAGTCACCGACCGGCTGATCAGAAGGGAAAAGACCGAAATTAAGCCCGACTACACTTGCCGCCTGGCCGAGCTTCCCTCAATCATCATGGCGTTAAGGCCACCGCGCACCTAAAATTGAATCAAAAACAAAAACCCCTTGTGGAGCAAGGGGTTTCTGTCTTTCATAACAATAGACCGCGATACATTTGCCTGTTTAGAAAGCGGGGACAATATCTCCGCTGTAATTCTCCAGAAGATAGGCCTTTACCTCCGGGCTGTTCAAAGCCTGGGCCAGCTTTTGCAGGGCCTGATTATTCCGGTCCGCGGTCCGCACCGCCAGCACATTCGCATAAGGCGATTCCGCACCTTCGATAAACAAGGCATCCCGGGTCGGAACCAGGCCGGCCGGCAGCGCATAGTTGGTATTGATCACCGCCAGATCAACCTCGGGAAGAACCCGTGGCAACTGAGCGGCTTCCAAGGCCCTGACCTGTATGTTTTTCGGATTCTTCACAATGTCAAACTCGGTGGCAAGCAGACCAACGCCGGCCTTGAGTTCAATCAAGTTCGCTTGTTGCAGTAACATCAATGCCCGTCCGCAGTTGGTCGGATCATTCGGCACCGCCACCACTGCGCGGTTCCGCAACTGTTCCAGCTTGGTTATTTTTTTGGAGTAGACGCCCATCGGTTCGATGTGCACCTTCGCAATATAAGTCAAGTCCAACCGGTGATCCTTGGCAAACTGTTCAAGATAGGGAATGTGCTGGAAAAAGTTGGCGTCGAGCTCCCCTTCGGCCAGGGCCAGATTGGGTTGGACGTAGTCTTGAAACTCGATGATCCGGAGTTGAATTCCTTCCGCCGCCAACATCGGTTTCACGACCTCCAGAATCTCCGCATGGGGCGTGGGAGAAGCACCCACTTTCAATTCGACTGTTTCCGCCGCGAACGCTTGACTGACCATGATCACAAGTAGGAGTAATAGCCCAACCAGAAAATGTTTTTTGCCCATCAGAAAATCCACCTCCATTTAATTTTTTTATCAACTGATCAACGGTGGTTTAACCGGCTGGCCAACCATCCGCCGAAAGACTGAATGCTCTGCACCATCGCCACCAGGACCAAGACGGTGATGATCATGATATCGCCCCGGAAACGCTGGTAACCATAACGAATCGCCAAGTCGCCCAGGCCACCACCGCCTACCGCCCCGGCCATTGCCGAATAACTGATTAAACTGACCGCCACCATCGTCACCCCTAAAACCAGCCCGGGAATGGCCTCCGGAATAAGCACCTTGGTAATGATCTGCCGCGTGGAAGCCCCCATGGCTTGGGCCGCCTCGATCACACCCCAGTCCACCTCCAAAAGGGCCGTCTCGACGACCCGGGCCATGAACGGGATCGCGCTGACCGTCAGCGGAACAATCGCACCGGTGGTGCCGATTGAGGTCCCCACCAGCCAGCGGGTAAAGGGGATAATCGCCACCAACAAAATGATAAAGGGCAAAGACCGGCCCACGTTGATTACGACCGAAAGCGTCCGGTGGACGAGGGGCAGCGGTTTAATGTGCCGCGGTCCGGTGATCACCAGCAAAATCCCAAGGGGAATGCCGAAGAGGGCGGAGAGGACTAAAGCCACCCCTACCATATATACGGTCTCGATGGTTGCATTAAGAATCTGGGCCCACACCAGCAAGCACCTCCAATTTTAACCCCTGCGCGGTCAGATACTCAAGTGCCCTTTCTACTTTGGCCTCGTCGCCGGTTATTTCCACAATAAGCGAACCAAAGGGCATGTTTTTAATAAAATCCAGATTCGCATAGAGGATATTGACATCCACCTGGAACTGGCGGATCACCGACGAGATGATCGGCTTACCCGCCACACCGCCGATGAAAGAGATCCGGACGGTTTTGCCGGGCCGCTCCCGCGAACCTTCGGCGGTCATCCGCTCCTGAATCTCCGGCGGAATCTCAGTATGCAAAACTCCCTTCATAAACCGCCGGGCCGCCGCCGATCGGGGGCGGGCAAACAGTTCAACTACTGAACCCTGTTCCACGATGCGCCCGTCATCAATGACGGCAACCGTATCGCAGATCTCCTTGATGACTTCCATCTGGTGGGTAATGAGGACAATCGTCAAGCCAAAACGGCGGTTTACATCCTGCAGCAACCGTAAAATGGATTTGGTCGTGTCCGGATCCAAAGCGGAGGTTGCCTCATCACAGAGGAGAACTTCCGGGTTGCTGGCCAAGGCCCGTGCGATCCCCACCCGCTGTTTTTGGCCACCACTAAGCTCTGAAGGGTAGGCGTTTATTTTATCGGAGAGCCCGACAAGGTCAAGCAAGGAACGGACCCTTTCATCCCGCTCTTTCGGTTTAACTCCGCTGATCTCCAAGGGAAAAGCGACGTTTCGGTAGACCGTCCGGGAAGAAAGGAGATTAAAGTGTTGAAAGATCATGCCGATTTTCCGCCGGGCCTCCCGCAGTTCTTTCCCCTTTAAGTTAGTGATCTCCTGCCCGGCCAACCGGATGGTTCCGGATTGTGGTTCTTCCAACTTATTAATACAGCGGATCAAGGTACTCTTCCCCGCTCCGCTCAACCCGATAATCCCAAAGATCTCTCCCTTTTTAATCTGTAAACTGACATCTGCCAAGGCAACAACACGTTTTTCGCCCTGTCCGTAAATTTTCGTTACTTTTTCAAGTTCGATCATTACTGATGACATCTGGGACCTCCTCTTCGGGTGCGGCCACCTTTTTCCATTTTTAAAATAGCCCCCTGGACTAGGGGGTAACGAAGAAAGGAGAAAAGAAGAATAACTATACATCGAAGTTAGAGTTTATTTTACCTTATTAGGTTAACACTGTCAATAAAATCAGGCTTAAAACCAACTCTTCCCCTGGCCGGCTATTTCCTGACTACCCCGAATACAAGTACAGGAAAAAAGCCCTCTCCTTTTCGGACCGGCCTGAACAAAACAAACGTTGAATAATCATGAAATTTATGATAGCTTTAGAATAATTGAAGTAAAGGAGTTAAGTAGATGAAGACAATTATCATTACGGACAGCGGATGTCATTTGCCGGCAAACTACATTGAGGAATACGAGATAGAGGTCTTCCCCTTTTCCATCCTGCTCAATGAGGCCAGTTACTTGGATGGCGTCACCATCACCACCCAACAAATTTACCAAGCAATGCGGGACGGACAAACACCCACCACGGCACAGGTCAACCCGATGATCATGAAAGAAACCTTCCTCAACCACGCGCGGAAAGGCAACCGTTGCCTTTATATTGCTTTTTCCGGTGCCATGTCCGGTACTTACCAGACCAGCCTCATGGTGGCAGAAGAGGTTAAACAGCTCTACCCCGATTTTGACCTGGATATTATCGACAGCAAAGGCGGAGCCCTCGCCACCGGCCTGGTCGTTCTGCGGGCGGCCGAAATGGCACAAAAAGGTAAAAATAAAGAAGAGATTGTGCGGTTTGTACAGAACCAAACCGCCCACATGGAACACATCTTTACCGTGGATAATCTGGATGCCCTCTACCGTGGGGGACGACTCAGCCGGACTGGCCGTTTAATGGGGAACATTCTTAATATAAAACCCGTCCTCCACGTGGAGAACGGGCGGATCGGACTTCTGCAGTTAGTCCGGGGCAAAAAACGGGCCCTGGAAAAAATTATAGCGGTAATGGAAGCACGTTGTGCAAAGGATAAATCCCAGATCATTGGGATCTGCCATGCCGATGATTTGGAAACCG
Coding sequences within:
- a CDS encoding N-acetyltransferase; translated protein: MLQIKEVHDVKGLKKFIALPWTIYKNDPNWVPPLRGQQLRTLQGKNNPLLANGEHTFFLAQDGEKVVGRILVGVNRKLNAEKKKAEGYLSLFEAVDDQEVAFALFDAASRWLRARGLTSIVGPVSPTNGDDNRGILIQGFDGPPVLMNSYNPPYYESFFEAYGFSKDMDLFAFYLDVASLDTERFDRVVSYAMRKYKFRIDRFDRKQLEREIRDIKTILDLAMPATWEHLTPPSLEEIRSEFQALVQFMDADLVYIARAGTEPIGFVVGLPDYNQVLKRLNGRLFPFGWAKYLWYKRRITGARVFIQFVVPKFRNKAVNSAIYHRLMVAARKKGYTYGEGSAIAEMNKESIRSVEGAGGRLYRTYRIYRKEI
- the uvrB gene encoding excinuclease ABC subunit UvrB, with protein sequence MSGFKLVSPFQLRGDQPQAVEQLTAGLEAGMRHQVLLGVTGSGKTFTMANVIARVNRPTLVIAHNKTLAAQLYSEFKEFFPENAVHYFVSYYDYYQPEAYIPQSDTYIEKDASINQEIDRLRHASTSALFERRDVLIVASVSCIYGLGSPEDYQGMTLSLKHGDTRNRDKILRRLVGIQYTRNDVGFTRGTFRVRGDVIEIFPVYGETVVRIELFGDEIDRIFEVDPLTGEILGEKEQITIYPGTHYVTSEEKLKAAIRSIEAELETELTRLRAAGKLLEAQRLEQRTRFDLEMLQEVGYCQGIENYSRHLTGRQPGEPPATLLDYFPDDFLLFIDESHVTIPQLRAMYAGDRSRKETLVQYGFRLPSALDNRPLRFEEFEQAVNQVIYVSATPAAYELEKASQVVEQVIRPTGLLDPEVEVRPVKGQIDDLMEEIRQRVDRQERVLVITLTKRMAEDLTEYLEEAGFRVKYLHSEIHTIDRVQILRDLRLGKFDVLVGINLLREGLDLPEVTLVAILDADKEGFLRSETTLIQIIGRAARHVAGKVIMYADQITDSMARAIQETNRRRTKQIRYNEEHNITPASVQKAVRDLINLEQVAEEKVAYRTKQQKMTRAEVEEIINRLETEMLAAAERLEFETAAQLRDELKEWQKLLEE
- a CDS encoding methionine ABC transporter ATP-binding protein yields the protein MIELEKVTKIYGQGEKRVVALADVSLQIKKGEIFGIIGLSGAGKSTLIRCINKLEEPQSGTIRLAGQEITNLKGKELREARRKIGMIFQHFNLLSSRTVYRNVAFPLEISGVKPKERDERVRSLLDLVGLSDKINAYPSELSGGQKQRVGIARALASNPEVLLCDEATSALDPDTTKSILRLLQDVNRRFGLTIVLITHQMEVIKEICDTVAVIDDGRIVEQGSVVELFARPRSAAARRFMKGVLHTEIPPEIQERMTAEGSRERPGKTVRISFIGGVAGKPIISSVIRQFQVDVNILYANLDFIKNMPFGSLIVEITGDEAKVERALEYLTAQGLKLEVLAGVGPDS
- a CDS encoding DegV family protein; amino-acid sequence: MKTIIITDSGCHLPANYIEEYEIEVFPFSILLNEASYLDGVTITTQQIYQAMRDGQTPTTAQVNPMIMKETFLNHARKGNRCLYIAFSGAMSGTYQTSLMVAEEVKQLYPDFDLDIIDSKGGALATGLVVLRAAEMAQKGKNKEEIVRFVQNQTAHMEHIFTVDNLDALYRGGRLSRTGRLMGNILNIKPVLHVENGRIGLLQLVRGKKRALEKIIAVMEARCAKDKSQIIGICHADDLETAFQLKTMIEGKFGFDQFIIDLIGGVLGVHIGIGGVGVFFANKVFSPT
- a CDS encoding HAD family hydrolase, which translates into the protein MIKHLLFDLDGTLLPIDLDFFFRDYLSALSARFAATVEPRAFQEKLLASTMAMIQNNDPRLTNEEVFWQDFPARIGLSRSFLEPIFRDFYAQEYRALGNNLPPAGPVRNLLTSALMQGFSITIATNPIFPRYALIERLSWINCHDLPYRLVTSMEQMHFCKPNPNYYREILDLLGAKAGECLMIGNDEEEDMIAARLGIKTCLVTDRLIRREKTEIKPDYTCRLAELPSIIMALRPPRT
- a CDS encoding MetQ/NlpA family ABC transporter substrate-binding protein, which produces MVSQAFAAETVELKVGASPTPHAEILEVVKPMLAAEGIQLRIIEFQDYVQPNLALAEGELDANFFQHIPYLEQFAKDHRLDLTYIAKVHIEPMGVYSKKITKLEQLRNRAVVAVPNDPTNCGRALMLLQQANLIELKAGVGLLATEFDIVKNPKNIQVRALEAAQLPRVLPEVDLAVINTNYALPAGLVPTRDALFIEGAESPYANVLAVRTADRNNQALQKLAQALNSPEVKAYLLENYSGDIVPAF
- the uvrA gene encoding excinuclease ABC subunit UvrA, whose translation is MKKDWITIRGARVHNLKNIDLEIPRNQLVVMTGISGSGKSSLAFDTIYAEGQRRYVESLSAYARQFLGQMEKPDVDYIEGLSPAISIDQKTTSRNPRSTVGTVTEIYDYLRLLFARIGQPFCPTCGCPITKQTVEQIVDQVMTLPAETRFHVLAPIVRGRKGEYTKVFSDLKKEGFVRVRVDGEIYNLDDEITLSRYQQHWIEVVVDRLILRPGIEQRLADSIELALNMAKGLVIIAPLAGEETLYSANFACPQCGFSFEEITPRMFSFNSPYGACPDCDGLGFKQEIDPEKILDKNRSIREGAVLPWSANESSWSLQYLLSVARYYGLDPDQPLKEATPSQIKAILYGSGREKIPVVYQSNNGRQWRQQIRFEGIINNLSRRYRTTESEAIRQEFEERFMTMRPCSSCQGARLRPESLAVKIGSYNISQVTAFSIAKARQFFASLQLSEKEQLIARQILKEIDKRLGFLVDVGLDYLTLDRAAGSLSGGEAQRIRLATQIGSSLVGVLYILDEPSIGLHQRDNRRLINALLNLRDLGNTLIVVEHDEEMMRAADYLIDIGPGAGAHGGEVVAAGDLQAITSCSRSVTGAYLSGRRQIPVPALRRPGNGKYLTIKGAREHNLKNIDVAIPLGCFVAVTGVSGSGKSTLINDILYPVLARELNRATIIHPGAHDRVEGLEHLDKVINIDQSPIGRTPRSNPATYTGVFDEIRAVFAETPEAKLRGYKPGRFSFNVKGGRCEACSGDGIIRIEMHFLPDVYVPCEVCKGKRYNRETLEVKYRGKTIADILEMPVEEALEFFANHPRIQRRLQTLYDVGLGYMKLGQPATTLSGGEAQRVKLATELAKRSNGRTFYILDEPTTGLHFADVEKLLEILQRLVDSGNTVLVIEHNLEVIKTADYLIDLGPEGGDQGGQVIALGTPEEVANNPASYTGEVLRPVLGLVPVGKEA
- a CDS encoding DUF819 family protein; the protein is MKVIEIIFYFITPLLITKGVRSSKKLEFLSPILLCYLVGMVLGNQSLVPIDKQLALSLAEVAVPIAIPLILFSTDIKRWLKLARKTVLSFVLVAISAIVSAVLAALLFSWVPEYWKISGMLVGVYTGGTPNLMAIGLGLRVREETLILTNTADAIMGGLYFLFLITGAKWLISKVLQPFSSPFAEPALAATAEEGSKVELGFAVLLSLICVGISVGLSLLLTGGFDVSIIMLILTTLGVAASFHRRIREIKGTYEAGQYFILVFSLTLGTNINFQEILRSSSGIFLYTAFVMTTAIMIHLILAWIFRIDTDTMIITSTAGIFGPAFIGPVAERLQNREVIVPGLTCGLVGYAIGNYLGFAVAWLLMPR
- a CDS encoding methionine ABC transporter permease — protein: MVGVALVLSALFGIPLGILLVITGPRHIKPLPLVHRTLSVVINVGRSLPFIILLVAIIPFTRWLVGTSIGTTGAIVPLTVSAIPFMARVVETALLEVDWGVIEAAQAMGASTRQIITKVLIPEAIPGLVLGVTMVAVSLISYSAMAGAVGGGGLGDLAIRYGYQRFRGDIMIITVLVLVAMVQSIQSFGGWLASRLNHR